One Pseudoalteromonas sp. UG3-2 DNA window includes the following coding sequences:
- a CDS encoding PepSY-associated TM helix domain-containing protein — MSNKTQQRKFLKKLYHLHAWVGFQLALVMFVILVTGTIATLSNEIDWLVHEPMRSSTPSEKNHSLQAQDWRAMYEAIKAQYPDSKVLTLGSMGEDYFNYRARVTNAQGLGRYVYVDPWTHEVTGETSLLTVQRVFRDLHRYLFMPAFPGLPIVTAFAFILLISLYTGLKTTRNWKTALWRIRTQQGVRILLSDLHKVFGLWGLWCTSVIIITSFWYLFEFGVRVSGSSLEPSAPSVSAVVTQNSPSRFSGSQLEQGFIQAQQSIENWTITAVQFPRDETSVLRFKGVGENPLLRERAHKVDFHPYTLERLNVQHPGNMTMGNYLNEYADPLHFGYFAGLTSKLIWFVFGVALTGLSFTGVLMTWKRTKSARLTRAQVATLPIFVLSAFYFVFWIQRYL, encoded by the coding sequence ATGAGCAATAAAACACAGCAAAGAAAGTTTTTAAAAAAGTTATATCATCTGCACGCTTGGGTTGGTTTTCAATTGGCCTTGGTGATGTTTGTGATTCTGGTAACCGGCACCATTGCCACGCTGAGTAATGAAATTGACTGGTTAGTGCATGAGCCGATGCGCTCATCCACACCAAGTGAGAAAAACCATTCGCTTCAAGCGCAAGATTGGCGTGCTATGTATGAGGCAATAAAAGCGCAATACCCTGACAGTAAGGTACTGACTTTAGGCAGTATGGGGGAAGACTATTTCAATTATCGTGCTCGCGTCACTAATGCTCAAGGGCTGGGGCGTTATGTTTATGTCGACCCTTGGACTCATGAAGTCACCGGAGAAACATCGCTGCTAACGGTGCAACGGGTGTTTCGCGATTTGCATCGTTACTTATTTATGCCCGCCTTTCCTGGCCTGCCCATTGTCACCGCATTTGCCTTTATCTTACTCATTTCTCTTTATACTGGGCTCAAAACCACCCGCAACTGGAAAACGGCGCTATGGCGCATCAGAACCCAGCAAGGAGTAAGAATTTTACTCAGTGATCTGCATAAAGTCTTTGGTTTATGGGGTCTGTGGTGTACCAGTGTCATTATCATTACTAGCTTCTGGTATTTATTTGAGTTTGGCGTGCGCGTATCCGGCTCAAGTTTAGAGCCAAGTGCACCTAGTGTAAGCGCCGTGGTAACACAAAATAGTCCCTCTCGCTTTAGTGGCAGTCAGCTTGAGCAAGGCTTCATTCAAGCGCAGCAGAGTATCGAAAACTGGACCATCACGGCAGTGCAATTTCCTCGCGATGAAACGTCAGTGTTGCGCTTCAAAGGGGTAGGGGAGAATCCTTTACTGCGCGAGCGGGCTCACAAGGTTGATTTTCATCCCTACACTTTAGAGCGGCTAAATGTTCAACACCCAGGTAATATGACCATGGGTAATTATCTTAATGAATATGCCGATCCTTTGCATTTTGGCTATTTTGCGGGATTAACGTCAAAACTTATTTGGTTTGTGTTTGGTGTTGCCTTGACAGGACTATCATTTACCGGGGTATTAATGACTTGGAAACGCACTAAATCGGCAAGACTTACCCGTGCACAGGTGGCCACATTGCCTATCTTTGTATTATCGGCGTTTTACTTTGTGTTTTGGATACAGCGTTATCTCTAA